One stretch of Mus pahari chromosome 15, PAHARI_EIJ_v1.1, whole genome shotgun sequence DNA includes these proteins:
- the Rnmt gene encoding mRNA cap guanine-N7 methyltransferase: protein MEGSARALVGSETESPPSVNEAAAASGQRVSDKTPTRQQEDQPEVQKEPEDGLVEQNSSCVQDSPSKKRKLDVEIILEEKHSEDDGVSSKRSKLERGDVSEDETSLGRLNQTKRKLQPQDAEETRKFQKLEEGHSSAVAAHYNELQEVGLVKRSQSRIFYLRNFNNWIKSILIGEILEKVRQRKTRDITVLDLGCGKGGDLLKWRKGRISRLVCADIADISMKQCQQRYEDMRCRRDNEHIFSAEFITADCSKELLVEKFRDPEMCFDVCSCQFACHYSFESLEQADTMLRNACGRLNPGGYFIGTTPNSFELIRRLEASETESFGNEIYTVKFQKKGNYPLFGCKYDFNLEGVVDVPEFLVYFPLLTEMAKKYNMKLIYKKTFLEFYEEKIKNNENKMLLKRMQALEPYPANENSKLASEKVGDYEHAAEYLKNSQVRLPLGTLSKSEWEATSIYLVFAFEKQQ from the exons ATGGAAGGTTCTGCAAGAGCATTAGTAGGTTCTGAAACAGAATCTCCTCCAAGTGTTAATGAAGCCGCTGCTGCATCTGGGCAGAGGGTTTCTGACAAGACTCCTACACGCCAGCAAGAAGATCAGCCAGAAGTGCAGAAAGAGCCTGAAGATGGTCTTGTAGAGCAAAATTCGAGTTGTGTGCAAGATTCTCcatccaagaaaagaaaacttgatgTTGAAATCATCTTAGAGGAAAAACACTCTGAGGATGATGGAGTTTCTTCAAAGAGAAGCAAACTGGAGAGGGGTGATGTGTCGGAAGATGAGACTTCCCTTGGTAGGCTTAACCAGACAAAGAGAAAACTGCAGCCTCAGGACGCTGAGGAAACTCGGAAA TTTcagaagctggaggaaggacACAGCTCAGCCGTGGCTGCCCACTATAATGAGCTTCAGGAAGTTGGCCTGGTGAAGCGTAGTCAAAGTCGCATTTTTTACCTAAGAAACTTTAATAATTGGATTAAAAGTATTCTGATTG GGGAAATTTTAGAAAAGGTACGACAAAGAAAAACCCGTGACATCACTGTTTTGGACCTGGGATGTGGAAAAGGTGGAGATTTGCTCaagtggaggaaggggagaattAGCAGGCTAGTGTGTGCTG ATATCGCCGATATTTCTATGAAACAATGTCAACAACGTTACGAAGACATGAGATGTCGTCGTGATAATGAGCATATTTTTAGTGCAGAATTTATAACTGCGGACTGTTCAAAG gaacttttggttgaaaaattCCGTGACCCAGAAATGTGCTTTGATGTCTGCAGCTGTCAGTTCGCTTGCCATTACTCCTTTGAGTCTCTGGAGCAGGCGGATACGATGCTTAGAAATGCCTGTGGGAGGCTTAACCCTGGCGGCTATTTTATTGGTACCACTCCCAATAGCTTCGAACTGAT AAGACGCCTTGAAGCTTCAGAAACAGAATCATTTGGAAATGAAATATACACTGTGAAAttccagaagaaaggaaattatcCTTTATTTGGCTGCAAATATGACTTTAACTTGGAAGGTGTTGTGGATGTCCCTGAATTCTTGGTCTATTTTCCATTGCTAACTGA AATGGCAAAGAAGTATAATATGAAACTAATCTacaaaaaaacatttttggaATTCTatgaagaaaagattaaaaacaatgaaaacaaaatgctcTTAAAACGAATGCAGGCCCTGGAG CCATACCCTGCAAATGAGAACTCTAAACTTGCCTCTGAAAAGGTGGGTGACTACGAGCATGCAGCAGAGTACCTGAAGAACAGTCAAGTGAGGTTACCTCTG GGTACCTTAAGTAAGTCGGAATGGGAAGCTACAA GTATCTACTTGGTCTTTGCCTTTGAGAAGCAGCAGTGA